From Halapricum desulfuricans, a single genomic window includes:
- a CDS encoding ZIP family metal transporter, whose product MEGTSAARRGYLTDGEAILGYASVVAFLAVSVLAVVTGRWKLLAIAWIAFGAMAGGALLGARVSDRNPTRLVWGYGLASGAMITSAAVFLVPQAISQHAQVGGFGIATGVLVGYNAHTIGHRLTHLELPMDTTATELAAHALSAGLIIGIIYAAMPELGLLLGISIVSHKGPAGYAAARRSTLAGQSALPILLPSAGVGLTSIPIALVALPESATFNAAVFGFASGVFLHVAMDFLPSCEVGGEIDQLSDHDDHTHAALDRMRTHALVSTTLGGLAVFVAWLGVAA is encoded by the coding sequence ATGGAAGGAACATCGGCAGCACGGCGCGGATATCTGACCGACGGCGAGGCGATCCTGGGCTACGCCTCGGTCGTGGCGTTTCTCGCGGTTTCGGTGCTGGCGGTCGTCACCGGGCGGTGGAAACTGCTCGCGATTGCCTGGATCGCCTTTGGCGCGATGGCCGGCGGTGCACTGCTCGGCGCACGCGTCAGCGATCGGAACCCGACCCGACTCGTCTGGGGGTACGGCCTGGCGAGCGGCGCGATGATCACCAGCGCCGCGGTCTTTCTGGTTCCGCAGGCCATCTCCCAGCACGCGCAGGTCGGCGGGTTCGGCATCGCCACCGGCGTCCTCGTCGGATACAACGCCCACACGATCGGCCACCGGCTGACCCATCTGGAGCTGCCGATGGACACCACGGCGACGGAACTGGCCGCACACGCTCTCTCGGCGGGGCTGATCATCGGTATCATCTACGCTGCGATGCCCGAACTCGGTCTGCTGCTGGGTATCTCTATTGTCTCGCATAAGGGACCGGCCGGGTACGCCGCCGCCCGCCGATCGACGCTCGCCGGCCAGTCGGCGCTGCCGATCTTGCTGCCGTCGGCCGGCGTCGGTCTGACCTCGATCCCTATCGCGCTGGTCGCGTTGCCCGAGTCCGCGACATTCAACGCTGCAGTCTTCGGGTTTGCCTCGGGCGTGTTCCTGCACGTCGCGATGGACTTTCTCCCGTCCTGCGAGGTCGGCGGCGAGATCGACCAGTTGTCCGATCACGACGATCACACACACGCGGCGCTCGATCGCATGCGAACTCACGCGCTCGTGAGCACGACGCTCGGCGGGCTGGCCGTGTTCGTCGCGTGGCTCGGTGTCGCGGCGTGA
- a CDS encoding phytoene desaturase family protein → MQSLSDQQVVVVGGGIGGLSTACYLADAGADVTLLEKNGQLGGRASRLEREGFVFDMGPSWYLMPDVFERFFGHFDRTPEEFYELERLDPHYRIFFKDGEASDDGAETGRRSDKVDISPNRAENRELFESIEPGAGEAFDSYLSTSETHYETAMEKFVYEDRSRLRDWIDPDVMRAAPIGLQLIGSMQSHVSDYFQHPRLQQIMQYTLVFLGGSPKNTPALYNMMSHVDFNLGVYYPVPKNGDGPGGVGVVVDAIVDLAEQLGVTFETNSEVGEITRRKDAFHVETVDGDVYRPDRVVVNADYRHAEQELMPEHERQYDESYWADRTYAPSAFLMYLGVEGDVEELAHHTLVLPEDWDPHFDQIFERPAWPDDPAYYLCVPSKTDEAVAPEGHSNLFVLVPIAPGLRDTDALRERYREQILEDVATNTGVDLRDRIVVEETFAVDDFVDRYNATEGTALGLAHTLRQTALLRPNNRSSAVDGLYFTGSFTTPGIGVPMTLISGQHAAEALVDDL, encoded by the coding sequence ATGCAATCGCTTTCGGACCAGCAGGTCGTGGTTGTCGGTGGCGGGATCGGGGGACTCTCCACTGCGTGTTATCTCGCCGACGCCGGCGCGGACGTGACGCTGCTGGAGAAAAACGGACAGCTGGGTGGCCGGGCGAGCCGACTCGAAAGAGAGGGGTTCGTCTTCGACATGGGGCCGTCGTGGTATCTCATGCCCGACGTCTTCGAGCGGTTTTTCGGCCACTTCGACCGCACTCCTGAGGAGTTCTACGAGCTGGAGCGACTCGATCCACACTACCGAATCTTCTTCAAGGACGGAGAAGCCTCGGACGATGGTGCCGAGACGGGCAGACGGAGTGACAAGGTCGATATCAGCCCCAATCGAGCGGAAAACCGCGAACTGTTCGAGTCGATCGAACCGGGCGCTGGCGAGGCCTTCGATTCGTATCTATCGACCAGCGAAACCCACTACGAGACCGCGATGGAGAAGTTCGTCTACGAGGACCGCTCGCGACTCCGGGATTGGATCGACCCAGACGTGATGCGAGCGGCGCCGATCGGCCTGCAACTGATCGGCTCGATGCAGAGCCACGTCTCGGACTATTTCCAGCATCCCCGGCTCCAGCAGATCATGCAGTACACGCTGGTCTTTTTGGGTGGTTCGCCGAAGAACACCCCCGCGCTGTACAACATGATGAGCCACGTCGATTTCAATCTCGGTGTCTACTACCCCGTTCCGAAAAACGGCGACGGACCCGGCGGGGTCGGCGTGGTCGTCGACGCCATCGTCGACCTGGCCGAACAGCTCGGCGTCACCTTTGAGACCAACAGCGAGGTCGGCGAGATCACCCGGCGCAAGGACGCCTTCCACGTCGAGACGGTCGACGGAGACGTCTACCGCCCGGACCGTGTGGTGGTCAACGCCGACTACCGCCACGCCGAACAGGAACTGATGCCCGAGCACGAGCGCCAGTACGACGAATCCTACTGGGCGGATCGGACCTACGCCCCCTCTGCGTTTCTGATGTATCTGGGCGTCGAGGGTGACGTCGAGGAGCTGGCCCATCACACGCTCGTCCTACCGGAAGACTGGGATCCGCACTTCGATCAGATCTTCGAGCGCCCGGCCTGGCCGGACGATCCCGCCTACTACCTCTGTGTCCCCTCCAAGACCGACGAGGCCGTCGCCCCCGAGGGCCACAGCAACCTCTTCGTGCTCGTCCCGATCGCTCCCGGGCTTCGTGACACCGACGCCCTCCGAGAGCGTTACCGCGAGCAGATACTCGAAGACGTCGCGACGAACACCGGCGTCGATCTCCGGGATCGAATCGTCGTCGAGGAGACCTTCGCAGTCGACGACTTCGTCGACCGGTACAACGCGACGGAGGGAACGGCCCTTGGACTGGCCCACACGCTCCGCCAGACCGCACTCCTGCGGCCGAACAACCGTTCGTCGGCGGTCGACGGCCTGTATTTCACGGGCTCGTTCACCACGCCCGGGATCGGCGTCCCGATGACGCTGATCAGCGGCCAGCACGCCGCCGAGGCTCTCGTCGACGACCTGTGA
- a CDS encoding prenyltransferase has translation MPDLSLEKRLGGALPSEESSLGYLFWLSRPRFWLYLAGPVIVGVAYAADSPAELFSPLAVALFAYFLVPANVYLYGINDVFDADIDEVNPKKDDKEVRYEGGPLVILSVFAAGAVGLVLIPFLGPAALVPFGLFYLLATEYSAPPLRFKTTPILDSISNGLYALPGIAAYAAIAGQYPPMAAIVGGWLWTMAMHTFSAIPDIEPDRNAGIRTTATLLGKEWTYAYCGAVWLAAAVGFALVHPFLGAVLGVYPLLVVVIALADVPVDRAYWWYPAINTVVGAVLTMAALWVMLYA, from the coding sequence ATGCCGGATCTTAGCCTGGAGAAACGACTCGGTGGCGCGCTCCCGTCCGAGGAGTCCTCGCTGGGGTATCTGTTCTGGCTCTCCCGACCGCGCTTCTGGCTGTACCTGGCCGGCCCGGTGATCGTCGGGGTCGCCTACGCCGCCGACTCGCCCGCCGAGTTGTTCTCGCCGCTCGCCGTCGCGCTGTTCGCGTACTTCCTCGTCCCGGCGAACGTCTACCTCTACGGGATCAACGACGTCTTCGACGCCGATATCGACGAAGTCAATCCCAAGAAAGACGACAAGGAAGTCCGATACGAGGGCGGGCCGCTGGTGATCCTGTCGGTGTTCGCCGCCGGCGCTGTCGGACTCGTGTTGATTCCGTTCCTGGGCCCGGCGGCGCTAGTCCCGTTCGGGCTGTTTTACCTGCTGGCGACAGAATACAGCGCGCCGCCGTTGCGATTTAAAACGACGCCGATCCTCGATTCGATCTCGAACGGGCTGTACGCGCTGCCGGGGATCGCCGCCTACGCCGCGATCGCGGGGCAGTACCCGCCGATGGCAGCGATCGTGGGGGGTTGGCTGTGGACGATGGCGATGCACACCTTCAGCGCGATCCCCGATATCGAACCGGACCGGAACGCCGGAATCAGAACGACAGCGACGCTGTTGGGCAAAGAGTGGACCTACGCCTACTGTGGGGCCGTCTGGCTGGCCGCCGCCGTCGGGTTCGCGCTCGTACATCCGTTCCTCGGGGCCGTCCTCGGGGTCTACCCGCTGCTCGTGGTCGTGATCGCGCTCGCGGACGTCCCGGTCGATCGCGCGTACTGGTGGTATCCGGCGATCAACACGGTCGTCGGCGCGGTGTTGACGATGGCGGCGCTGTGGGTGATGCTGTATGCCTGA
- the cruF gene encoding bisanhydrobacterioruberin hydratase, translating to MPESPFPPLERRDRAGVEAWLDRLVAENRFTIAVVFPVVGAISLYASAMGWYPDPISFMSFNPWFILLGVIVMRLPLVAGLAPLVDRRAAIALGAVTAYAFGIEMLGVSTGWPYGAFEYGIDLGPMLAGLVPVGLPVFFFPLVLNSYLLDLLLLGEKARSAAVRLPAVIGTVLLMDLVLDPAAVGLGFWAYDGGGAYYGVPWSNYAGWVLSATVSVVLFDLAFDSEALSERLRTCPFMLDDLVSFVILWGAINAAFGNWVPVGLAALLGSGLLVTDRFDFDVRDTIPGAGWARPRKGD from the coding sequence ATGCCTGAGTCGCCGTTCCCGCCGCTTGAACGCCGCGACCGGGCCGGCGTCGAGGCCTGGCTCGACCGACTGGTCGCGGAGAACCGCTTTACGATCGCGGTGGTCTTTCCGGTCGTCGGGGCAATATCGCTGTACGCCTCGGCGATGGGGTGGTATCCCGACCCGATCTCGTTTATGTCGTTCAACCCGTGGTTCATCCTGCTGGGCGTGATCGTCATGCGCCTGCCGCTGGTCGCCGGACTCGCGCCGCTGGTGGATCGGCGGGCCGCGATCGCGCTGGGGGCCGTGACGGCCTACGCGTTCGGGATCGAGATGCTCGGCGTCTCGACGGGCTGGCCCTACGGCGCCTTCGAGTACGGGATCGATCTCGGGCCGATGCTCGCGGGGCTCGTTCCGGTCGGTCTGCCCGTGTTCTTCTTCCCGCTGGTGCTCAACAGCTACCTGCTCGATCTGCTGTTGCTCGGGGAGAAAGCCCGTTCGGCGGCCGTCCGACTACCCGCGGTGATCGGGACGGTGCTTTTGATGGACCTCGTGTTGGACCCGGCGGCCGTCGGACTGGGCTTTTGGGCCTACGACGGTGGCGGGGCCTACTACGGTGTCCCGTGGTCGAACTACGCCGGCTGGGTGCTCTCGGCGACGGTCTCGGTCGTCCTGTTCGATCTCGCCTTCGACAGCGAGGCGTTGTCCGAGCGACTGCGGACCTGTCCGTTTATGCTTGATGACCTGGTCAGCTTCGTCATCCTCTGGGGGGCGATCAACGCCGCGTTCGGCAACTGGGTCCCCGTCGGGCTGGCAGCGCTGTTGGGCTCGGGTCTGCTCGTCACTGATCGGTTCGATTTCGACGTCCGGGATACGATTCCCGGAGCGGGCTGGGCGCGGCCGCGGAAGGGTGACTGA
- a CDS encoding NADH:flavin oxidoreductase/NADH oxidase has product MTALFSSLNLRETSIPNRVMVSPMCQYSCEQRDGLATEWHRTHLGSRAVGGAGLVMSEATAVEPRGRISPEDLGIWSDEHAEALEPITEFIREQGSVPGIQLAHAGRKASTSRPWEDHGPVAPEDGGWTVVGPTDEPWPYDDEAPSTERLTPEDIESVVGSFRTAAERALAAGFEVAEVHAAHGYLIHEFLSPVTNTRGDAYGGGFEGRTRLAREVTAAVREVWPDDKPVFVRISATDWLPDRESWTVADSVRLADRLADLGADLIDVSAGGIHPESSPERAGPNYQVRYAERVREETDREVAVGAVGGITTPEQAEAVVANERADMAIVGREHLRDPYFTLRAAEALDATDEIEGPPQYRRAFGF; this is encoded by the coding sequence ATGACAGCGCTATTTTCTTCACTCAATCTCAGAGAGACGTCGATCCCCAATCGCGTGATGGTATCGCCGATGTGTCAGTACTCCTGTGAGCAACGGGACGGACTGGCCACCGAGTGGCACCGCACTCATCTCGGTTCGCGTGCGGTCGGTGGCGCCGGACTCGTGATGAGCGAGGCGACCGCTGTCGAGCCTCGTGGCCGCATCTCCCCCGAGGATCTGGGTATCTGGAGTGACGAGCACGCCGAGGCGCTCGAACCGATCACCGAGTTCATCCGCGAGCAGGGCTCGGTGCCGGGCATCCAGCTGGCGCACGCCGGCCGCAAGGCTTCGACGTCCCGACCCTGGGAGGACCACGGCCCGGTCGCTCCGGAGGACGGCGGCTGGACGGTCGTCGGTCCGACCGACGAACCGTGGCCCTACGACGACGAGGCGCCCTCGACCGAGCGGCTCACACCCGAAGACATCGAGTCGGTCGTCGGGTCGTTCCGCACGGCCGCCGAGCGCGCGCTCGCGGCCGGCTTCGAGGTCGCCGAGGTCCACGCCGCTCACGGCTACCTGATCCACGAGTTCCTCTCGCCGGTGACCAACACCCGCGGGGACGCCTACGGCGGTGGCTTCGAGGGCCGGACGCGTCTCGCGCGCGAGGTCACGGCGGCCGTTCGAGAGGTCTGGCCCGACGACAAGCCGGTCTTCGTTCGGATCTCCGCGACTGACTGGCTGCCCGACCGCGAATCTTGGACCGTCGCGGACTCAGTCCGGCTGGCTGACCGGCTCGCCGACCTCGGCGCTGACCTGATCGACGTCAGCGCCGGCGGCATCCATCCCGAGTCGAGCCCCGAGCGGGCCGGGCCGAACTATCAGGTCCGCTACGCCGAACGGGTCCGCGAAGAGACCGACCGGGAAGTCGCAGTCGGCGCTGTCGGCGGGATCACCACGCCCGAACAGGCCGAGGCGGTCGTCGCCAACGAACGGGCAGACATGGCGATCGTCGGCCGCGAACACCTGCGGGACCCCTACTTTACGCTACGGGCCGCCGAGGCGCTGGACGCGACCGACGAGATCGAGGGGCCGCCACAGTACCGGCGGGCGTTCGGGTTCTGA
- a CDS encoding DUF7571 family protein, translated as MKPCQRCQAVIDEYTLDKQLEPLRDLTVDDFNLCADCVTIVTDACVECGGAVYVPRSESVTPDYCPACRADILERTGEDPGWQSDPLTT; from the coding sequence ATGAAACCGTGCCAACGCTGTCAGGCGGTCATCGACGAGTACACCTTGGACAAACAACTCGAACCCCTGCGCGACCTCACAGTGGACGACTTCAACCTCTGTGCGGACTGTGTGACGATCGTCACGGACGCATGCGTGGAGTGCGGCGGCGCGGTGTACGTTCCCCGGAGCGAATCAGTGACGCCCGATTACTGCCCCGCGTGTCGGGCAGACATCCTCGAACGGACCGGCGAGGATCCGGGCTGGCAGAGCGACCCTCTCACGACGTGA
- a CDS encoding cold-shock protein — translation MANGTVDFFNDTGGYGFISTDSDEVDDDEDVFFHMEDVGGPDLEEGQDVEFDIESSPKGPRATNLVRQD, via the coding sequence ATGGCAAACGGTACGGTTGACTTCTTCAACGACACAGGCGGCTACGGCTTCATTTCGACTGACAGCGACGAAGTGGACGATGACGAAGACGTGTTCTTCCACATGGAAGACGTCGGCGGTCCGGACCTCGAGGAGGGGCAGGACGTCGAGTTCGACATCGAATCATCCCCCAAGGGACCGCGCGCGACGAATCTCGTCCGCCAGGACTAA
- a CDS encoding glycine cleavage T C-terminal barrel domain-containing protein produces the protein MSVIEDVHDDHGATFRELDGRRIVAEYGRPERTHRAVRNVAGVIEMGYDIRVVTGADRVPAVEAALTTAVPNTDGEGCRGFVLDGGTIAAEAAVYNAGDRLLVVLSAGQGDVLTDAVAERSVTVSDATDGMAVFGVHGGQATEKIASVLSTGGGAPEPAHTFTRGSMGDEGVTVIAGDAPTGEEGYEVVCAAEDAKRVFDTLVNRGLNATPFGYRTWESLTLEAGTPLFESELADCDPAILSRGGADGRRLIGLTCERVPEAGAAVYDDHDRQIGTVTRAVESPTLGEPIAFALVTDDPAGAETPEGRVDAERARLPFVESGARSGRLPER, from the coding sequence ATGAGTGTCATCGAGGACGTACACGACGATCACGGGGCGACGTTTCGCGAACTCGACGGTCGTCGCATCGTCGCCGAGTACGGCCGCCCCGAGCGGACCCACCGGGCGGTCCGGAACGTCGCCGGCGTGATCGAGATGGGATACGACATCCGCGTCGTGACCGGGGCCGATCGCGTCCCCGCGGTCGAGGCGGCACTCACAACTGCGGTACCCAACACAGATGGCGAGGGCTGTCGTGGGTTCGTCCTCGATGGCGGCACGATCGCCGCGGAAGCAGCCGTCTACAACGCCGGCGACCGACTGCTCGTCGTTCTCTCGGCCGGCCAGGGAGACGTACTAACTGACGCCGTTGCAGAACGGAGCGTGACAGTCTCAGACGCGACAGACGGGATGGCCGTCTTCGGCGTTCACGGCGGGCAGGCGACCGAGAAGATCGCCAGCGTCCTCTCGACCGGCGGCGGCGCGCCCGAGCCGGCCCACACCTTCACCCGCGGGTCGATGGGCGACGAAGGGGTGACCGTAATCGCGGGCGACGCCCCGACCGGCGAGGAAGGCTACGAGGTGGTCTGTGCGGCCGAGGACGCAAAGCGGGTGTTCGACACGCTGGTCAACCGCGGGCTGAACGCGACGCCCTTCGGCTACCGGACCTGGGAGTCGCTGACCCTGGAAGCCGGGACGCCGCTGTTCGAGTCGGAACTCGCCGACTGCGATCCGGCGATTCTCTCCAGGGGTGGTGCCGACGGCCGACGACTGATCGGCCTGACCTGCGAGCGAGTTCCCGAGGCCGGGGCCGCGGTCTACGACGACCACGACCGGCAAATCGGAACCGTCACTCGCGCGGTCGAGAGCCCGACACTGGGCGAGCCGATCGCCTTCGCTCTCGTGACGGACGACCCGGCAGGCGCCGAGACGCCGGAGGGGCGAGTCGACGCCGAACGTGCGAGGTTACCGTTCGTCGAGAGCGGTGCGCGGTCGGGACGGTTGCCGGAGCGGTAG
- a CDS encoding geranylgeranyl reductase family protein: MHDFLVVGAGPAGSRFARRAAEAGWDVLVFEQGTVGEPLACSGHVSTDVWEFTPDGAREDLLQNEIYGARFRLGGPESDPYPFYKDEVVSNVIDRVGLDRWLADAARDVGADLREHHTVTAVEEHSDHVAVTVRGPDGVETHRARMVAGADGPRSKVRSEVGLPEPGELLHGVLGFEEVADDQDFVDVHLTVPGFFAWRIPRGAAGVEYGLAAEPGAEVGEWFDAFTDSYGAATTNRCSGLIPIGPPDSVTSRRAFLLGDAAAQTKPFTGGGIRYGMVAADHAAETVDPRRPGTLSAYEAAWRSDLGREIRLGAWIRRAYSLPQTVQRVGLSLFAGEIGVHMDEPSTLFSREQLRAMLSRS, from the coding sequence CGGCTCCCGCTTTGCTCGCCGGGCCGCCGAGGCAGGGTGGGACGTGCTCGTCTTCGAGCAGGGAACCGTCGGCGAGCCCCTGGCGTGCTCGGGCCACGTCTCCACTGACGTCTGGGAGTTTACCCCCGACGGCGCTCGCGAGGACCTCCTCCAGAACGAGATCTACGGCGCGCGCTTTCGGCTCGGTGGTCCGGAGAGCGATCCCTACCCGTTCTACAAGGACGAAGTCGTCTCGAACGTCATCGATCGGGTGGGGCTCGATCGGTGGCTCGCGGACGCGGCACGGGACGTCGGGGCCGACCTGCGCGAGCACCATACCGTGACTGCTGTCGAGGAGCACTCTGATCACGTCGCGGTCACAGTCAGAGGACCTGACGGGGTCGAGACCCACCGGGCGCGGATGGTCGCCGGCGCCGACGGCCCCCGGTCGAAAGTCCGTTCGGAGGTCGGGCTTCCCGAACCCGGGGAGTTGCTCCACGGCGTGCTCGGCTTCGAGGAGGTGGCTGACGATCAAGACTTCGTGGACGTACACCTGACAGTCCCCGGATTCTTCGCCTGGCGGATCCCCCGCGGAGCGGCAGGCGTCGAGTACGGACTGGCCGCCGAACCGGGCGCCGAGGTCGGCGAGTGGTTCGACGCATTCACTGACAGTTACGGCGCGGCGACGACCAACCGCTGTTCGGGACTGATCCCCATCGGCCCGCCCGACAGCGTGACCTCCCGCCGTGCGTTCCTGCTGGGCGACGCCGCCGCCCAGACCAAGCCCTTCACCGGCGGCGGGATCCGCTACGGCATGGTCGCGGCCGACCACGCCGCCGAGACGGTCGATCCCCGCCGTCCGGGGACGCTTTCGGCGTACGAGGCTGCCTGGCGGTCGGACCTCGGCCGTGAGATCCGGCTCGGCGCGTGGATCCGACGTGCCTACTCGCTCCCCCAGACCGTCCAGCGGGTGGGCCTGTCGCTGTTTGCCGGCGAGATCGGCGTCCATATGGACGAGCCCTCGACGCTCTTCTCGCGAGAGCAACTGCGGGCGATGCTCTCGCGGTCGTAG